One region of Juglans regia cultivar Chandler chromosome 4, Walnut 2.0, whole genome shotgun sequence genomic DNA includes:
- the LOC108995135 gene encoding EG45-like domain containing protein 2, whose product MSYWDVGTAARYDPPYTPTVCFGNDEGQFPSSNLFASAGDGIWDNGASCGRLYLVRCISAEVQRTCVPDETIQIRIVDRANTSDSKPISRNATTMFLSTTAFGTIANLSATFINIEFQQ is encoded by the exons ATGAGTTATTGGGATGTTGGGACAGCTGCCCGCTACGACCCTCCATACACAC CTACAGTTTGTTTTGGAAACGACGAGGGACAGTTCCCGTCGAGCAACTTGTTCGCGTCGGCCGGAGATGGAATTTGGGACAATGGGGCATCGTGTGGGAGGCTATACTTGGTGAGGTGCATCAGTGCTGAGGTTCAACGAACCTGCGTTCCAGACGAGACCATTCAGATAAGGATCGTGGATCGTGCAAACACTTCGGATTCTAAGCCAATATCCAGGAATGCCACTACCATGTTTCTGTCCACCACTGCATTTGGTACAATCGCGAACCTTTCGGCTACCTTCATCAACATCGAATTCCAACAGTAA